A window from Lactiplantibacillus pentosus encodes these proteins:
- a CDS encoding metallophosphoesterase family protein — protein sequence MQYFTSDTHFYHADLLGDNDFAPRPFPDVETMNQTIVDHWNARVTDSDTVYHLGDVALYFTRPAKVSYERVCALLTQLHGKIIFIKGNHDSRAFFKYLAAHDPQLNGQPKFEFHDVGVLIKYDHRQYYMTHYPMMMGIVKQIINLHGHIHHYAVNVKENINVGVDTPEVDYLDHPVPFGTPFSLAEIEQMVTGKAIDFAKRQ from the coding sequence ATGCAATACTTTACATCTGATACACATTTTTACCACGCGGATCTGTTGGGCGATAATGATTTTGCGCCGCGGCCCTTTCCGGATGTTGAAACGATGAACCAAACCATCGTTGACCATTGGAATGCCCGCGTGACTGATTCTGACACGGTCTATCATCTTGGTGACGTGGCGTTGTACTTCACACGCCCGGCTAAGGTCTCATACGAACGGGTCTGTGCATTACTGACACAACTACATGGTAAAATCATTTTTATTAAGGGTAACCATGATTCACGGGCCTTTTTCAAATACTTAGCGGCCCATGATCCGCAGTTGAACGGGCAACCTAAGTTTGAATTTCATGATGTCGGTGTGTTGATCAAGTACGACCATCGTCAGTATTATATGACCCACTATCCGATGATGATGGGCATCGTGAAGCAAATCATCAATTTACATGGGCACATTCATCACTATGCCGTCAATGTTAAGGAAAATATTAATGTCGGTGTGGATACGCCGGAAGTGGACTATTTGGACCATCCAGTGCCGTTTGGAACCCCATTCTCATTAGCGGAAATTGAGCAAATGGTGACGGGGAAGGCCATTGATTTTGCCAAACGGCAGTAA
- a CDS encoding amino acid permease has translation MTKDNSQPETEQLSRGLKSRHVQLIAIGGTIGTGLFLGAGQSIHLAGPSILIAYLVTGLVCFLLMRALGELLLSDLNTHSYIDFIKQYLGDRTGFVAGWTYWVCWITIAMAEITAAGEYMQFWWPKLPQWLPGLVILILLLALNSINVSAFGETEFWFAIIKIAAIIALIAVGIGMVLFSVKTPVGHASLTNLVNYGGFMPNGFKGLVLSFQMVLFSFIGIEMVGMTASETADPKTVIPKAINDIPVRIILFYVGSLFFLMCMYPWQYFSAAHSPFVQVFTNLGIRSAAAIINFVVLTAAASSCNSALFSTGRMLFSLTYDGQSKFSKRMGKLSTRQVPRNALWFSTLVIGLSVILNLLMPGKVFSLIASVSTTCFIFIWGAIVVAHIKYRRQAGSRDKVKFKMPLFPLSDYFILVFLAFIAVVLCLKFETLIALIVSAIWVFGLYAVKIFSDRVRQRHTNS, from the coding sequence ATGACGAAAGACAATTCACAGCCCGAGACGGAACAACTTTCGCGCGGGTTAAAGAGCCGCCACGTACAATTGATTGCGATTGGTGGCACCATCGGGACCGGCCTCTTCTTGGGGGCTGGTCAATCCATCCACTTAGCGGGACCATCGATTCTGATTGCCTATTTGGTGACTGGACTCGTTTGTTTCTTGTTGATGCGAGCGTTAGGCGAGTTACTGCTATCTGACCTTAATACGCATTCGTATATTGATTTCATTAAACAATACTTAGGCGATCGCACCGGTTTCGTGGCCGGCTGGACTTACTGGGTCTGCTGGATCACGATTGCGATGGCCGAAATCACAGCTGCAGGCGAATATATGCAGTTCTGGTGGCCGAAGTTACCACAGTGGCTGCCAGGATTGGTCATCTTAATTCTGCTATTAGCCTTAAATTCAATCAACGTTTCAGCTTTTGGGGAAACTGAATTTTGGTTTGCGATTATTAAGATTGCGGCGATTATTGCTTTGATTGCTGTCGGTATCGGGATGGTACTATTTAGCGTCAAGACGCCGGTCGGGCATGCCAGTCTGACCAACTTGGTCAATTATGGTGGCTTCATGCCGAATGGCTTTAAGGGATTAGTGCTCTCATTTCAAATGGTCCTGTTTAGTTTTATTGGGATTGAAATGGTGGGGATGACCGCGTCCGAAACGGCCGACCCGAAGACGGTGATTCCAAAGGCGATCAATGATATTCCAGTCCGGATCATTTTATTCTACGTTGGTTCATTATTCTTCTTAATGTGTATGTATCCATGGCAATACTTTTCAGCTGCCCACAGTCCCTTCGTCCAAGTCTTTACTAACTTAGGGATTCGTTCGGCCGCCGCCATTATCAACTTTGTGGTGCTGACTGCTGCGGCTTCGAGCTGTAATAGTGCGCTGTTCAGTACCGGGCGGATGCTGTTCTCATTGACGTATGATGGGCAGAGTAAATTTTCTAAGCGGATGGGTAAACTGTCCACACGCCAAGTGCCACGCAACGCCTTGTGGTTTTCAACCCTGGTGATTGGCTTGTCAGTTATCCTGAACTTATTAATGCCTGGTAAGGTCTTTTCACTAATTGCCAGTGTATCGACGACCTGCTTTATTTTTATCTGGGGTGCGATCGTGGTTGCGCACATCAAGTATCGCCGTCAAGCTGGCTCGCGAGATAAAGTGAAGTTCAAGATGCCACTATTCCCATTGTCAGATTACTTCATTCTGGTGTTCTTGGCCTTCATCGCAGTTGTCCTGTGCTTGAAGTTTGAGACGTTAATTGCGCTGATTGTTTCCGCAATCTGGGTGTTTGGCCTCTATGCCGTTAAGATTTTTAGCGACCGTGTTCGCCAACGACACACGAATTCATAA
- a CDS encoding class I SAM-dependent methyltransferase gives MVKDYRFCEGVSILAQAETETLFQVLDQSVQVLMQQLSVSYVDALIETGDNLLSGTVHVEDGKPSQQQVEALEKLYQSVDLKQFDAETIRRAIQLAMLKAIHNDRVDPNHQMTPDSIGLLTAYLIAKLVGPKTDLSILDIAVGTGNLLTTVINQLQTDRPQPIQGYGVDNDDNQLAIAAMSMDLQGSAVELFHQDAIDPLVMPKTSIAIGDLPVGYYPLDERVQNFETKATNGHSYTHHLMMEQAMSHLLPGGWGVFLVPTTIFQSQEAQGLLKWMSTAAYLQGLLNLPTNLFLDEKSRKSIVVLQKHGSQAQQAGKVLLGDFPSFEDQRAFQAFTAQIDAWVSQNIKR, from the coding sequence ATGGTTAAGGATTACAGATTTTGTGAAGGGGTGAGTATTCTGGCACAAGCAGAAACTGAGACGCTATTTCAGGTCTTAGATCAATCAGTGCAGGTCTTGATGCAGCAACTATCCGTCTCATACGTAGATGCACTCATCGAGACTGGTGATAACTTATTAAGTGGGACGGTTCACGTTGAGGATGGCAAGCCGAGTCAACAACAAGTCGAAGCTTTAGAGAAGTTGTATCAAAGTGTCGATTTAAAGCAGTTCGATGCAGAAACGATTCGGCGTGCAATTCAGCTAGCCATGTTGAAGGCGATTCATAATGACCGTGTCGATCCTAATCATCAGATGACGCCCGATTCAATCGGTCTATTGACGGCATATTTGATTGCCAAACTGGTGGGACCAAAGACGGACCTGTCGATTTTAGATATTGCGGTTGGAACTGGGAACTTATTAACGACGGTTATTAATCAACTGCAAACTGATCGGCCTCAGCCAATTCAAGGCTATGGGGTTGATAACGATGACAATCAGTTAGCCATCGCCGCGATGAGTATGGATCTACAAGGCTCTGCCGTGGAACTGTTCCACCAAGATGCCATTGATCCACTAGTCATGCCTAAAACGAGTATTGCCATTGGCGATTTGCCAGTCGGCTATTATCCACTTGACGAGCGAGTTCAGAACTTTGAGACCAAGGCGACCAATGGCCATTCCTACACCCATCATCTGATGATGGAACAAGCCATGTCACACCTGTTACCCGGTGGTTGGGGTGTCTTCCTCGTGCCAACAACGATTTTTCAATCGCAAGAAGCACAAGGCCTGTTGAAATGGATGAGTACGGCGGCTTATTTGCAAGGCTTACTCAACTTGCCAACTAATTTGTTCTTGGATGAAAAGTCACGCAAATCGATCGTTGTGTTACAAAAGCATGGGTCACAGGCACAGCAGGCTGGTAAAGTCTTGCTGGGTGATTTCCCATCCTTTGAAGATCAACGGGCATTTCAGGCATTCACGGCTCAAATTGATGCCTGGGTCAGCCAAAACATTAAACGTTAG
- a CDS encoding prepilin-type N-terminal cleavage/methylation domain-containing protein → MIKRAGFTLIEVVFSLGIVAVVMATLFQGQRNLARRTQVDLPTVDWYLMLHELENPDHHFVFTAISNAAGFDEGHSAVIVNEAKDKEYRLTYFHVLHQIVLMHKGGGRIIMMRGVSQFHIEPDMTLTMTTDHGIHFKARLLLPDRRHAPDEETPRDDSAVSD, encoded by the coding sequence ATGATTAAGCGTGCGGGTTTTACCCTCATTGAAGTGGTATTTTCATTAGGAATCGTGGCGGTCGTCATGGCGACTTTGTTTCAAGGCCAACGTAATCTTGCCCGCCGTACTCAGGTCGATTTACCGACCGTCGACTGGTACTTGATGCTCCATGAACTTGAAAATCCGGATCATCATTTTGTATTCACAGCGATTTCCAATGCAGCTGGCTTCGACGAGGGCCACAGTGCTGTCATTGTGAATGAGGCCAAGGACAAAGAATATCGTTTGACCTATTTTCATGTGCTTCATCAGATTGTGTTAATGCACAAAGGTGGCGGCCGAATAATCATGATGAGAGGTGTCAGTCAGTTTCACATCGAGCCGGACATGACGTTAACCATGACGACTGATCATGGTATTCATTTTAAAGCCCGACTACTTTTACCCGATAGGAGGCACGCACCAGATGAAGAAACACCGCGGGACGATTCTGCTGTCAGTGATTAG
- a CDS encoding histidine kinase, translating into MMIETITALGLLMGGLIGFESFEIMMQHREAQTLQAIQTARSTYEAYAIELLNAPQLAVPND; encoded by the coding sequence ATGATGATTGAGACGATTACCGCATTGGGCCTGTTGATGGGCGGTCTAATTGGGTTTGAGAGCTTCGAGATAATGATGCAGCATCGTGAGGCTCAGACGTTACAAGCGATTCAAACTGCTCGCAGCACGTATGAGGCCTATGCTATTGAGTTGTTGAATGCGCCACAGTTGGCCGTGCCCAATGATTAA
- a CDS encoding prepilin-type N-terminal cleavage/methylation domain-containing protein: MASRHGFTLIETVTVLAIVTSMAVITVHRFPTRQRQVADEQAFWRDLQTMWQQRTFEASVTGHPQVVSFRGTEVVSWTGKQGHPIPKQQWHLALPATLKTERGRDIQIWKNGHPQLAVVIFKSALRPKQKIKLNALMGWGAYRVTNVKDAQWFYDD, from the coding sequence ATGGCTAGCCGCCATGGTTTCACGTTAATTGAAACGGTCACCGTACTTGCAATCGTGACCAGCATGGCCGTGATTACCGTCCATCGGTTTCCGACGCGGCAGCGACAAGTAGCCGATGAACAAGCGTTTTGGCGTGATTTACAGACGATGTGGCAACAGCGGACTTTTGAAGCGAGTGTGACTGGCCATCCACAAGTCGTCAGTTTTCGGGGGACGGAGGTCGTCAGTTGGACCGGCAAACAGGGTCATCCGATACCAAAACAACAGTGGCACCTAGCATTACCGGCGACGTTGAAGACGGAACGTGGGCGCGATATTCAGATTTGGAAGAATGGTCATCCGCAATTAGCGGTCGTCATTTTTAAATCAGCGCTGCGACCAAAGCAGAAGATCAAATTAAACGCACTAATGGGGTGGGGGGCTTATCGAGTTACCAATGTTAAAGACGCACAGTGGTTTTATGATGATTGA
- the comGC gene encoding competence type IV pilus major pilin ComGC produces MTLLMKRLMKKTTAPQRGFTLIEMVIVLAIISLLMLIVVPNLNDQRKNASVRQQEALTEVVQNQAEMYTSDTGEEATIDKMKEAGYLNDKQAKQATDQAINPIRPTKPKA; encoded by the coding sequence ATGACATTATTAATGAAACGCTTGATGAAGAAAACGACTGCGCCGCAACGCGGGTTTACGTTGATTGAAATGGTGATCGTGTTGGCCATTATTAGTTTGCTAATGTTGATCGTGGTGCCAAACTTGAACGATCAACGTAAGAATGCGTCCGTACGTCAACAGGAGGCGTTGACGGAAGTTGTTCAAAATCAGGCTGAAATGTACACCAGCGATACTGGCGAGGAAGCGACGATTGACAAGATGAAGGAGGCTGGTTATCTCAATGACAAACAAGCCAAGCAAGCGACGGACCAGGCTATTAATCCAATTCGGCCCACCAAGCCCAAAGCATAA
- a CDS encoding type II secretion system F family protein — MNNWQRVALIMRRPINLRKRKRLPIAMQATLFETVADLLGNGFSFQQAFQFAVDVQGPAFQVLQPVLVRLAAGDDLSTALRPYIAVDLYYQFLIAETHGELRHTLTQAGQLMRARAEQGRQIRRLLQYPCLLLVLLLGTLGLVKAAILPSLGAQASVGHHATLPWQLISIGILVVVAALGWCGWCFQQLPIRQRYHWLVKMPLIGKLIKSYCGYYLSLNAGMLLAGGLGIRGICEVSQQFQAKAFIHQQGKVVERALLQGTSLMAIIQADRLLPDELALLVGKESPAEQLSQELLYFATMQYERLIRQLNRMIGWIQPIMFGVIALVVVGTYLSLLLPMYQSMGEILK, encoded by the coding sequence ATGAACAACTGGCAGCGGGTCGCCTTGATCATGCGACGGCCCATCAACTTAAGGAAGCGTAAGCGACTTCCAATTGCGATGCAAGCGACGCTATTTGAAACTGTGGCGGACCTATTGGGCAACGGCTTTTCATTCCAACAGGCCTTTCAATTTGCTGTGGATGTACAGGGACCAGCGTTTCAAGTCCTGCAGCCCGTCCTCGTGCGCCTAGCTGCGGGTGATGACTTGTCCACGGCGTTACGTCCATATATTGCGGTCGATCTATATTATCAATTTTTAATTGCGGAGACGCATGGGGAGCTTCGACACACGTTGACGCAGGCTGGCCAGTTGATGCGCGCCCGTGCGGAACAGGGCCGACAGATTCGACGGTTATTGCAGTATCCATGTTTATTATTGGTCCTGCTATTGGGGACGCTCGGGTTAGTGAAGGCTGCAATTCTACCGAGCTTAGGTGCCCAGGCCAGTGTCGGTCACCATGCGACATTACCTTGGCAACTAATCTCGATTGGAATACTGGTCGTTGTTGCTGCACTCGGTTGGTGTGGCTGGTGCTTTCAGCAGCTACCAATCAGGCAGCGGTATCATTGGTTGGTCAAAATGCCCTTGATTGGCAAGCTGATCAAGAGTTATTGCGGCTACTATTTGAGTTTAAATGCTGGCATGCTACTCGCGGGTGGATTAGGGATTCGGGGTATTTGTGAGGTCAGCCAGCAGTTTCAGGCCAAAGCTTTTATTCACCAACAGGGGAAAGTGGTGGAGCGGGCTTTGCTGCAGGGAACGTCACTAATGGCAATTATTCAGGCCGACCGCTTATTGCCGGATGAACTAGCTTTATTAGTCGGCAAAGAGAGCCCAGCTGAACAGTTGAGTCAGGAGTTACTGTATTTTGCGACCATGCAGTATGAGCGGCTGATTCGCCAACTTAATCGGATGATTGGTTGGATTCAACCCATCATGTTTGGGGTCATTGCGCTCGTGGTCGTGGGCACGTATTTGAGTTTGTTGCTACCGATGTACCAATCAATGGGGGAGATTTTAAAATGA
- the comGA gene encoding competence type IV pilus ATPase ComGA produces the protein MSIETELNQMIQAAVEQRASDIYWMPATEGYQVLIQAAGKLRALAQISTTLAQQLINHIKYRSNMAISDHRRPQLGAMMLTLDEQTLNLRISVVGDFLDRESLVIRILYEGESQNLQYLIPSQREQLSQLMHHTGLIVFSGPMGAGKTSTMYDLVRQLRGQRLVMTIEDPVEIYEPDFLQLQVNPPAQMAYAYLLKVGLRHHPDVFIIGEIRDAETARIAIQAALSGHLVLSTLHARGVYGIIPRLAQLGVEPAVLEQAVTAMSYQRLVPVTDGSMATLFDTVVMPHERPKTTQMMTERWGQLIDEQLAAGRLDHATAHQLKEA, from the coding sequence ATGTCAATTGAAACTGAGTTGAATCAAATGATCCAAGCCGCTGTTGAACAACGGGCCAGTGATATTTATTGGATGCCAGCAACAGAAGGTTACCAGGTGCTGATTCAAGCCGCCGGAAAATTGCGCGCACTTGCCCAAATCAGTACCACACTCGCGCAACAGCTCATTAATCACATCAAATATCGAAGTAATATGGCCATTAGTGACCATCGGCGGCCGCAACTTGGCGCTATGATGCTAACGCTGGATGAGCAGACCTTAAACCTGCGCATCTCAGTCGTTGGTGATTTTTTAGACCGCGAATCGCTGGTCATTCGGATATTGTACGAGGGTGAATCCCAGAACCTCCAATATTTGATTCCCAGTCAGCGTGAACAGTTGAGTCAGCTCATGCACCATACTGGGTTGATTGTCTTTTCTGGACCGATGGGCGCTGGAAAAACGTCGACCATGTATGACCTAGTGCGTCAACTGCGGGGACAACGATTAGTGATGACCATTGAAGATCCAGTTGAGATCTACGAACCAGATTTTTTGCAGTTACAAGTTAACCCACCCGCTCAGATGGCCTATGCGTATTTATTAAAGGTCGGTCTTAGGCATCACCCGGATGTGTTTATCATTGGGGAGATTCGGGATGCGGAAACCGCCAGAATCGCGATTCAAGCTGCCTTGAGTGGCCATCTGGTGTTGAGTACGTTGCATGCACGGGGTGTTTATGGGATTATTCCGCGGTTAGCACAATTAGGCGTGGAACCAGCCGTTCTCGAACAAGCCGTAACGGCCATGTCGTATCAGCGATTAGTCCCGGTGACGGATGGCAGTATGGCGACCTTATTTGATACGGTGGTTATGCCACATGAGCGCCCGAAGACGACGCAAATGATGACGGAGAGGTGGGGACAATTAATTGATGAACAACTGGCAGCGGGTCGCCTTGATCATGCGACGGCCCATCAACTTAAGGAAGCGTAA
- the rbsK gene encoding ribokinase gives MNKVTVLGSLNVDSILRFKRFPKPGETLPLTGKSVAGGGKGANQAIAAARAGAQTTFIGKVGQDQEGTFMVQQLTESGVDDRFVQHSDAAATGSAFILLDASSENRILIDGGTNQLVTAEDVEQAQSVIADSTFLIAQFETPIAATQRGFELARAAQQKTILNPAPATDAVPAELLAVTDLIVPNETETETLTGVHITDEASMVAGAQKLQALGVANVIITVGSKGAFWMRDGEHGFIPAFKVDAVDTTAAGDTFIGALSSVLQPDFSNLAEAVRFANRASSLAVQKLGAQPSIPTQAEIMAADQTK, from the coding sequence ATGAATAAAGTAACCGTGTTAGGCAGTTTAAATGTCGATTCGATTTTACGCTTCAAACGTTTTCCAAAACCTGGGGAGACTTTACCACTGACAGGAAAGAGTGTTGCAGGTGGTGGCAAGGGCGCAAATCAAGCGATCGCAGCTGCCCGGGCCGGTGCCCAAACGACCTTTATTGGTAAGGTTGGACAAGATCAGGAAGGTACTTTTATGGTCCAACAACTGACAGAGAGCGGGGTCGACGATCGCTTTGTTCAGCATAGTGATGCGGCTGCAACCGGCTCTGCATTTATCCTGTTGGATGCAAGTAGCGAAAACCGAATTCTAATTGACGGTGGGACCAACCAGCTCGTCACGGCGGAAGATGTTGAGCAAGCCCAATCAGTGATTGCGGACAGCACGTTTTTAATTGCGCAGTTTGAAACACCGATTGCTGCGACCCAACGCGGATTTGAACTTGCACGAGCCGCTCAGCAGAAGACGATTCTTAATCCAGCACCGGCAACGGACGCGGTGCCAGCTGAATTATTAGCGGTCACGGATTTGATCGTCCCAAATGAGACTGAGACGGAAACGCTGACTGGCGTTCATATCACGGATGAAGCCTCAATGGTTGCTGGCGCGCAAAAATTACAAGCACTAGGTGTAGCCAACGTCATTATCACGGTCGGTAGCAAGGGTGCCTTTTGGATGCGCGATGGTGAACACGGATTTATCCCGGCCTTTAAAGTTGACGCAGTGGATACAACGGCAGCTGGTGATACGTTCATTGGCGCGTTAAGCTCTGTATTGCAACCAGATTTCAGTAACTTAGCTGAGGCCGTGCGTTTTGCCAATCGCGCTTCGTCATTGGCAGTTCAAAAATTAGGCGCGCAGCCTTCCATTCCAACTCAGGCGGAAATTATGGCTGCGGATCAAACTAAGTAA
- a CDS encoding YebC/PmpR family DNA-binding transcriptional regulator translates to MSGHSKWHNIQGRKNAQDAKRGKVFQKISRELYMAVKAGGPDPDSNAQLRLVMDKAKAANMPKDNIKRAVDKGSGSGAENYEEVTYEGYGPGGIAVLVHALTDNKNRTAAAVRSAFTHHGGALAATGAVSYMFDRKGYIVISREDLDTDEDTMLMDVLDAGGDDLQSSDEAFEIYTDPKQLAAVRDALEASGYKLETAELTMIPENLTDVPADKVEKLQHMIDELEDNDDVSEVYEAANFPD, encoded by the coding sequence CGTGGGAAAGTTTTCCAAAAGATTTCCCGTGAACTATATATGGCTGTTAAAGCCGGGGGTCCTGATCCAGATTCTAACGCGCAATTGCGGTTAGTTATGGATAAGGCCAAAGCTGCCAACATGCCTAAAGATAATATTAAACGGGCGGTTGATAAAGGTAGTGGCTCCGGTGCGGAGAACTACGAAGAAGTTACTTACGAAGGCTACGGCCCTGGTGGTATCGCCGTTCTGGTTCACGCATTAACTGACAACAAAAACCGGACTGCTGCGGCCGTTCGTTCAGCATTTACGCATCATGGTGGTGCATTGGCTGCAACGGGTGCCGTTAGCTACATGTTCGATCGTAAGGGTTACATCGTTATCAGTCGTGAAGATCTAGACACGGATGAAGATACGATGCTGATGGATGTTTTGGATGCTGGTGGTGATGATTTACAATCAAGCGACGAAGCATTCGAAATCTACACGGATCCTAAGCAATTAGCTGCCGTACGGGATGCGCTTGAAGCCAGTGGTTACAAGTTGGAAACGGCCGAATTGACCATGATTCCAGAAAACTTGACTGACGTTCCAGCTGATAAAGTTGAAAAGTTACAACACATGATTGATGAATTAGAAGATAACGACGACGTATCAGAAGTATACGAAGCTGCTAACTTCCCAGACTAA